The following proteins come from a genomic window of Synechococcus sp. NB0720_010:
- a CDS encoding glucose-6-phosphate isomerase, which yields MSSRPSAPALDPASQWQRFCSQLWHNEKLGFWLDVSRMGLDSATLSALKPRFDQAFQAMAALESGSIANADEQRQVGHYWLRNPQLAPDPASGAHIQAEVDRIESFGRDVLSGAIGNGSGQRFTDVLWIGIGGSGLGPLLMIRALQDPGAGLPFHFFDNVDPDGMRRTLASIGERLKTTLVIVVSKSGGTPEPHIGMLQARRAVEAAGGSWSQQAVAVTMVDSKLDREAKDSGWLARFDMFDWVGGRTSITSAVGLLPGVLIGSDIREFLAGAAEMDAVTRVADFDQNPAALLAAAWYSACGGKGQRDMVVLPYRDRLEVFSRYLQQLVMESLGKKLDRNGQVVHQGIAVYGNKGSTDQHAYVQQLRDGVDNFFVTFVEVLEDPGDIPPLEGENPGDFLDGFLQGTRSALTEEGRFNLSITMQRLNAHSLGALIALFERAVGFYGELVNVNAYHQPGVEAGKKAAAALLDLQSRLEMVMADQREHTLAELQGKLALETAEPLYWILRHLCANRRHISAKGDWGQPESLVFIHD from the coding sequence ATGTCTTCCCGCCCCTCTGCACCCGCTCTGGACCCCGCGAGCCAGTGGCAGAGGTTCTGCAGTCAGCTCTGGCACAACGAAAAGCTCGGCTTCTGGCTCGATGTCAGCCGCATGGGCCTGGATTCGGCCACCCTCTCTGCCTTAAAGCCTCGTTTTGATCAGGCCTTCCAGGCCATGGCGGCCCTGGAGTCCGGCTCCATCGCCAACGCCGATGAGCAACGCCAGGTTGGTCACTACTGGCTACGCAACCCTCAGCTCGCCCCCGATCCAGCCAGTGGAGCTCACATCCAGGCTGAAGTCGATCGCATTGAGTCCTTCGGTCGCGACGTTCTCTCTGGAGCCATCGGCAATGGCTCTGGGCAGCGCTTTACCGACGTGCTTTGGATCGGCATCGGCGGCTCTGGCCTTGGCCCCCTCTTGATGATTCGGGCGCTTCAGGATCCAGGAGCTGGCCTTCCCTTCCATTTCTTCGACAATGTCGATCCCGATGGAATGCGCCGGACCTTGGCGTCCATTGGTGAGCGGCTGAAGACCACCCTGGTGATTGTGGTCAGCAAGTCCGGGGGAACCCCCGAGCCCCATATCGGCATGCTTCAAGCGCGTCGTGCGGTTGAGGCAGCCGGCGGAAGTTGGTCCCAACAGGCCGTCGCCGTCACGATGGTCGACAGCAAGCTCGATCGTGAAGCGAAGGACTCGGGTTGGTTGGCGCGCTTCGACATGTTCGATTGGGTCGGCGGCCGAACCAGCATTACCAGTGCTGTGGGTTTGCTCCCAGGCGTTCTGATTGGCTCCGACATCCGGGAGTTCCTGGCGGGTGCGGCTGAGATGGATGCGGTCACTCGGGTGGCCGATTTTGATCAGAACCCGGCTGCACTGTTGGCCGCTGCCTGGTATTCCGCCTGTGGCGGCAAGGGCCAGCGAGACATGGTTGTGCTTCCGTACCGCGACCGTCTGGAGGTCTTCAGCCGCTACCTCCAGCAACTGGTGATGGAGAGCCTGGGTAAGAAGTTGGACCGCAACGGTCAGGTCGTCCACCAGGGCATTGCGGTCTACGGCAACAAAGGCTCGACCGACCAACACGCCTACGTGCAGCAACTTCGCGACGGTGTCGACAACTTCTTCGTGACCTTTGTCGAGGTGCTGGAGGACCCAGGCGATATTCCGCCGCTGGAGGGCGAGAATCCTGGCGACTTCTTGGACGGCTTCCTCCAGGGCACCCGTTCAGCTTTGACTGAAGAAGGACGCTTCAACCTCAGCATCACGATGCAGCGACTGAACGCCCACAGCCTGGGTGCCCTGATTGCACTGTTCGAGCGCGCCGTGGGCTTCTACGGCGAGTTGGTCAACGTCAACGCCTACCACCAACCTGGCGTTGAGGCCGGCAAGAAAGCGGCGGCAGCACTTCTGGATCTGCAGTCCAGGTTGGAGATGGTGATGGCTGACCAGCGGGAACACACCCTGGCCGAACTCCAAGGCAAGTTGGCACTGGAGACTGCCGAGCCCCTCTATTGGATCCTGCGGCACCTCTGCGCCAACCGTCGCCACATCTCAGCCAAAGGGGACTGGGGGCAGCCCGAGTCCCTCGTGTTCATTCACGACTAG
- a CDS encoding N-acetylmuramoyl-L-alanine amidase, whose translation MVRLVPEQPTRIPHRRALGLALVALAGLSLIPLWQRSSQAPARLPAPLANARPAPLPPAQAAWTSPLQRQCSVNDRALVARLKTHQQNYPSTLKRVKIDPSNYDQRVPYDAFGNSLQTTPSLVVLHETVFGLQSALNTFIKHNPRDEDQVSYHLLIGENGESVEALHPRFRAYGAGYSAFDGEWAVLNPELPGSINNFALHLSLETPLDGENDAETHSGYSSAQYDAMAVVLADWMNRYKIPKERITTHRHVDLGAARADPRSFNWEALQQRLAALGVLC comes from the coding sequence ATGGTCCGGCTCGTTCCCGAGCAACCGACTCGCATTCCGCACCGCCGTGCACTGGGGCTGGCCCTAGTCGCTTTGGCTGGCCTCAGCCTCATTCCGCTCTGGCAGCGTTCGAGTCAGGCTCCCGCGCGGCTGCCAGCTCCCCTTGCCAATGCACGGCCCGCTCCTCTCCCTCCCGCTCAAGCGGCATGGACCAGCCCCCTGCAGCGCCAATGCAGCGTGAATGACCGCGCCCTCGTGGCACGGTTAAAGACGCATCAGCAGAACTACCCCTCCACCCTCAAGCGGGTCAAGATCGACCCCTCCAACTACGACCAGCGCGTGCCCTATGACGCGTTTGGAAATTCGTTGCAGACGACCCCATCGCTTGTCGTTCTGCATGAGACGGTCTTCGGGCTGCAATCGGCGCTGAACACCTTCATCAAGCACAACCCAAGGGATGAGGACCAGGTCAGCTACCACCTGCTGATCGGTGAAAACGGAGAGTCGGTTGAAGCCCTACACCCCCGATTTCGTGCCTATGGAGCGGGTTACTCCGCTTTCGATGGCGAATGGGCGGTATTGAATCCAGAGCTTCCTGGCTCTATCAACAACTTCGCTCTGCACCTCAGCCTCGAGACACCGCTGGATGGTGAGAACGATGCGGAAACCCACAGTGGCTATAGCTCCGCCCAGTACGACGCCATGGCCGTTGTCCTTGCGGATTGGATGAACCGCTACAAGATCCCGAAGGAGCGGATTACGACCCACCGCCATGTGGATCTTGGTGCAGCGCGTGCTGATCCCAGGAGCTTCAACTGGGAGGCGCTGCAGCAGCGATTGGCGGCCCTTGGGGTGCTCTGCTGA
- a CDS encoding M61 family metallopeptidase, whose protein sequence is MTGLVQVQLDLSNPQSHLVHVRLEISSPQAQQQVSLPGWTPGSYLIRDYVKQLEGFKAVQQGLGRSVRRTDPSTWQIDCNPDAGPLVLTYAVMATELTVRTCHLDQDHGFFALAAVVLEVAGQRWSPHRLTFVVPNGWNAFVPLPTDATGSWLATTFDQLIDSPIEAGPHQSHPFEVLGVPHRWVTWFSDPACAVWFADRYPTFFEDVQQVCLACCRLMGEPRPASSDYLFVLHLLDEGYGGLEHDDSTVLVYGRRNLETSSGYRKFLQLVAHEYFHQWNVRRLTPRELRPVDYNRASVIPTLWFAEGVTSYFDQLLPLTAGLSTPQDYFSDLGEDLSRYLLTPGRQVQTLRESSEEAWVKLYKADAYSASSQVSYYLKGAVVALCLDLELRRHQSSLSAVVQQLWRSHGRHGRGYGESDLLEAFEGQVTGLAGRLEQWLTDVDDPDCSGYLLDVGLALEPEMSSDPWTGMTTGLKDGRLVVQRVLRHSPAERAGLMVGDELIGLAGQRLAKPEDVPTHLRAGVAQPLLMARRSSLRELQLCSDPPQPKRYKLEPVANPTTAQQAAQEAWLQQRVG, encoded by the coding sequence ATGACGGGATTGGTTCAGGTCCAGCTTGATCTGAGCAACCCTCAGAGCCACCTGGTGCATGTGCGGCTGGAGATATCCTCTCCCCAAGCGCAGCAACAGGTCTCACTACCCGGCTGGACACCCGGCTCCTACCTGATCCGCGACTACGTCAAACAGCTGGAGGGCTTCAAGGCTGTTCAGCAGGGTCTTGGGCGGTCCGTGCGCCGCACCGATCCGAGTACCTGGCAGATCGATTGCAATCCAGACGCGGGACCGCTGGTGCTGACTTATGCCGTCATGGCCACGGAGCTGACGGTTCGCACCTGTCATCTGGATCAGGACCACGGCTTTTTCGCCTTGGCGGCGGTGGTTCTCGAGGTGGCGGGTCAGCGCTGGAGTCCCCACCGCCTGACCTTCGTGGTGCCCAATGGCTGGAATGCCTTTGTTCCCCTGCCCACGGATGCCACGGGATCCTGGCTCGCGACAACGTTTGATCAGCTGATCGACAGCCCCATCGAGGCCGGTCCACACCAGTCGCATCCGTTCGAGGTCCTGGGTGTTCCCCATCGCTGGGTGACCTGGTTTTCAGATCCCGCCTGCGCGGTGTGGTTCGCCGATCGTTATCCGACGTTCTTCGAGGACGTACAGCAGGTCTGTTTGGCCTGTTGCCGGCTGATGGGCGAACCCAGACCCGCCAGTTCGGACTACCTCTTTGTGCTGCACCTCTTGGATGAGGGGTATGGGGGCCTGGAGCACGACGACAGCACAGTCCTTGTCTATGGGCGCCGCAACCTCGAGACCAGCAGCGGATACCGCAAGTTTCTGCAGCTCGTTGCCCACGAGTATTTCCACCAGTGGAACGTCCGGCGTCTGACCCCAAGGGAACTTCGGCCGGTGGACTACAACCGCGCCAGTGTGATCCCGACGCTCTGGTTTGCAGAAGGGGTCACCAGCTACTTCGATCAGCTGCTGCCGCTGACCGCGGGCTTGAGTACGCCGCAGGACTACTTCAGTGATCTTGGGGAGGACCTCAGCCGTTACCTGCTCACGCCTGGGCGTCAGGTCCAGACCCTCAGAGAGAGCAGTGAGGAGGCTTGGGTCAAGCTCTACAAGGCCGATGCCTACTCCGCGAGTAGCCAAGTCAGCTATTACCTCAAGGGGGCGGTCGTCGCCCTCTGTTTGGACCTGGAGCTCCGGCGTCACCAGAGCTCACTCTCCGCAGTTGTTCAGCAGCTTTGGAGAAGCCACGGTCGCCATGGTCGCGGCTATGGGGAGTCCGATCTGCTGGAGGCCTTTGAAGGGCAAGTCACCGGTTTGGCTGGGCGTCTAGAGCAATGGTTGACGGACGTCGACGATCCTGATTGTTCTGGCTACCTGTTGGATGTAGGCCTGGCTCTGGAGCCGGAGATGTCCAGCGATCCTTGGACGGGAATGACCACGGGTCTGAAGGACGGCCGGCTGGTGGTTCAACGCGTTTTGCGCCATAGCCCGGCTGAGCGGGCTGGGCTGATGGTGGGCGATGAACTGATCGGCTTGGCCGGCCAGCGGCTGGCCAAGCCCGAGGACGTTCCAACGCATCTGCGTGCTGGCGTGGCTCAGCCGCTGCTCATGGCCCGTCGTTCCAGTCTGCGGGAGCTTCAACTCTGCAGTGATCCACCGCAGCCCAAGCGCTACAAACTCGAGCCTGTAGCCAACCCCACAACCGCCCAGCAGGCAGCCCAAGAGGCCTGGTTACAACAACGGGTGGGCTAG
- a CDS encoding DUF1257 domain-containing protein — MSHLSILPTVLTDERLLAQALQELGYAVHWGGQLQGFADQQEAVTLWVQVNPEQQLGWSRQSNGRLALVGDLQRLGRSHSVQQLVGQITRSYAALQALQTAAAELSNASVELIS; from the coding sequence ATGTCCCATCTCTCCATCCTGCCAACGGTCCTTACGGATGAGCGCCTTCTGGCCCAGGCTCTCCAGGAGCTCGGCTACGCGGTCCACTGGGGCGGCCAGCTCCAGGGTTTTGCCGACCAGCAGGAGGCGGTCACCCTCTGGGTGCAGGTGAACCCCGAGCAGCAACTGGGTTGGTCCCGTCAGTCCAATGGACGTTTGGCTTTGGTGGGCGATCTGCAGCGGCTCGGACGATCCCACTCCGTTCAGCAGCTCGTCGGACAGATCACCCGCAGCTACGCCGCACTCCAGGCCCTTCAGACCGCTGCCGCGGAGCTGTCGAACGCTTCAGTTGAATTGATCAGCTGA
- the purN gene encoding phosphoribosylglycinamide formyltransferase, which produces MAVQWPLPPEHPIVTKPPLRLGVMASGSGSNFEALVQACRSGQLSAEVSLLIVNKPDAGAFTRAEVLDVPAQVLDHRNYPSREALDRALVTSFRAAQVDLVVMAGWMRIVTQELIEAYPERLINIHPSLLPSFRGAKAIRQALEAGVTLTGCTAHLVELEVDTGPILVQAALPVLEGDCEASLSERIHQQEHRILPLAVSLAAQRLGLCAQG; this is translated from the coding sequence TTGGCCGTCCAGTGGCCTTTGCCACCGGAGCATCCGATCGTCACCAAACCGCCCCTGCGCTTGGGGGTCATGGCCTCCGGCTCGGGCAGCAACTTCGAGGCCCTGGTACAGGCCTGCCGCTCCGGGCAACTCTCTGCAGAAGTGAGCCTGCTGATCGTCAACAAACCTGATGCAGGTGCCTTTACGCGGGCCGAGGTCCTGGATGTCCCCGCACAGGTATTGGACCACCGGAACTACCCATCGCGGGAGGCGCTCGACCGCGCGCTCGTCACCTCCTTTCGTGCCGCGCAGGTGGACCTGGTGGTGATGGCCGGTTGGATGCGAATCGTGACGCAGGAACTGATCGAGGCCTACCCAGAACGGCTGATCAATATCCATCCGTCGCTGCTGCCGAGCTTCCGGGGGGCGAAAGCGATCCGACAGGCCCTCGAGGCCGGCGTCACCCTGACGGGCTGCACGGCCCATCTCGTGGAATTAGAGGTGGACACAGGGCCGATTTTGGTGCAAGCCGCCCTTCCTGTTTTGGAAGGAGACTGTGAGGCCAGCCTTTCCGAGCGAATCCATCAGCAGGAACATCGGATCCTGCCCCTGGCCGTCAGCCTGGCTGCCCAGCGCCTTGGGCTTTGCGCTCAGGGATAG
- the argC gene encoding N-acetyl-gamma-glutamyl-phosphate reductase yields the protein MASQRVAVIGASGYGGLQTLRLLQGHPELTVSFLGGERSSGKRWSQLTPFLPLPGDPVVQNPEVDAIAEAADFAVLSLPNGLASRLAPALLERGVKVVDLSADYRYSSLDQWKEVYASEASSFPRTDADLCQEAVYGLVEWDQQRIAAARLVAAPGCFPTASLLALTPFLKQGLIETSGIVIDAKTGTSGGGRAAKEHLLLAEASEGISPYGVVGHRHTSEIEQLCSRAAGTSIQLQFTPHLTPMVRGLLATVYGRMRDPGLTAEDCTTLLEAAYRHAPCVQVLPVGTYPSTKWVRQTNRALLSVQVDQRTGQLIVMSAIDNMVKGQAGQGVQCLNLMAGLPAETGLPLLPFYP from the coding sequence ATGGCAAGTCAGCGCGTCGCCGTGATTGGGGCCTCGGGCTACGGCGGTTTGCAGACCCTCCGGCTGCTCCAGGGCCATCCGGAATTGACCGTTAGCTTCCTGGGGGGCGAGCGAAGCAGCGGCAAGCGTTGGAGTCAGCTCACTCCGTTTTTGCCACTGCCAGGCGATCCGGTGGTGCAGAACCCGGAGGTGGATGCGATTGCCGAGGCCGCTGACTTCGCGGTCCTCAGCCTTCCCAATGGCCTGGCCTCCCGCCTCGCCCCTGCGCTGCTCGAGCGTGGGGTCAAGGTGGTCGACCTCTCCGCTGACTATCGCTACAGCTCCCTGGATCAGTGGAAGGAGGTCTATGCCTCCGAGGCCAGCAGCTTCCCTAGAACTGACGCGGACCTTTGCCAGGAAGCCGTCTACGGCCTGGTGGAGTGGGATCAGCAGCGCATTGCTGCGGCACGCCTGGTGGCGGCTCCTGGGTGTTTCCCCACCGCCAGCCTGTTGGCTTTGACCCCGTTCTTGAAGCAGGGTCTGATTGAGACCAGCGGCATCGTCATCGACGCCAAGACAGGCACCAGCGGCGGCGGCCGGGCCGCGAAGGAGCATCTCCTCCTGGCGGAGGCCTCGGAAGGCATCTCCCCCTACGGCGTCGTGGGGCACCGCCACACCAGTGAGATCGAGCAGCTCTGCAGCCGAGCCGCGGGTACGAGCATTCAGTTGCAGTTCACTCCACACCTCACGCCGATGGTGCGCGGCCTACTCGCCACGGTCTATGGCCGAATGCGCGATCCAGGACTGACCGCGGAGGACTGCACAACGCTGCTCGAGGCGGCCTATCGCCACGCCCCCTGCGTGCAGGTTCTACCGGTCGGCACCTATCCCTCGACCAAATGGGTACGCCAGACCAACAGGGCGTTGCTGTCGGTCCAAGTGGACCAGCGCACCGGTCAGCTGATCGTGATGAGCGCCATCGACAACATGGTCAAAGGCCAAGCCGGTCAAGGGGTGCAGTGCTTGAACCTGATGGCGGGCCTGCCCGCTGAAACGGGACTCCCGCTGCTGCCCTTCTATCCCTGA
- the ribBA gene encoding bifunctional 3,4-dihydroxy-2-butanone-4-phosphate synthase/GTP cyclohydrolase II: MADGLAAIRNGEMVVVVDDENRENEGDLICAAQFATPEQINFMATEARGLICLAMEGERLDALDLPLMVDRNTDSNQTAFTVSVDAGPENGVSTGISAEDRARTIQVAIHPGTRPNDLRRPGHIFPLRAKQGGVLKRAGHTEAAVDLARMSGLYPAGVICEIQNADGSMARLPQLAEYAKRHGLRFINIADLIRYRLDTERFVRRQAEAMLPSAFGQFRAIGYRNELDGSDHVAIVKGNPEHSAGPILVRVHSECLTGDAFGSLRCDCRPQLESALRIIEEAGEGVVVYLRQEGRGIGLINKLKAYSLQDGGLDTVEANERLGFPADLRNYGVGAQILSDLGIHRLKLITNNPRKIAGLGGYGLEVVDRVPLVMDPGQHNVNYLQTKQAKLGHLMDTAAVQGPAAVLAWKPSSGQDEANSASLFQQLSDWAEQQGLELEREEHSRVLALMDQPELAVLVNGGNSEGLRQILRTMADWPETQSVSLLLAPDAQRSSHPSNTLEAQRRPLQELRSGQAGVPFESGALLRWC; encoded by the coding sequence ATCGCCGACGGTCTGGCCGCGATCCGCAATGGCGAAATGGTCGTGGTGGTGGACGACGAAAACCGGGAGAATGAAGGGGATCTGATCTGCGCTGCCCAGTTCGCTACACCGGAGCAGATCAACTTCATGGCCACCGAGGCGCGGGGCCTGATCTGTCTGGCGATGGAGGGTGAGCGTCTCGACGCGCTCGACCTGCCACTGATGGTCGATCGCAACACCGACAGCAATCAAACGGCCTTCACCGTCAGCGTGGATGCAGGCCCCGAGAACGGCGTCTCCACAGGCATCTCAGCGGAAGACCGGGCCCGCACGATCCAAGTCGCCATCCACCCGGGGACCCGTCCGAACGACCTGCGCAGGCCGGGCCACATCTTCCCCCTGAGGGCGAAGCAAGGGGGCGTGTTGAAGCGTGCCGGGCACACCGAAGCTGCCGTCGACTTGGCACGGATGTCGGGTCTCTATCCAGCAGGCGTGATCTGTGAGATCCAAAACGCCGATGGCTCCATGGCCCGGCTGCCGCAATTGGCGGAGTACGCGAAGCGCCATGGCTTGCGCTTCATCAACATTGCGGACCTGATTCGCTACCGGCTCGATACGGAGCGCTTTGTTCGGCGCCAGGCCGAAGCCATGCTCCCGAGTGCCTTCGGTCAGTTTCGGGCGATTGGCTATCGCAACGAGCTCGATGGTTCGGACCATGTGGCCATCGTTAAAGGCAACCCAGAACACTCGGCAGGTCCCATCTTGGTTCGGGTGCACAGCGAGTGCCTCACCGGCGATGCCTTCGGCTCCCTGCGCTGTGATTGCCGCCCGCAACTGGAATCCGCCCTGCGGATCATCGAGGAGGCCGGCGAGGGCGTCGTGGTCTATCTCAGACAGGAGGGCCGGGGCATCGGCCTGATCAACAAACTCAAGGCCTATTCCCTGCAGGACGGCGGCTTGGACACCGTCGAGGCCAACGAACGACTGGGCTTTCCGGCGGACCTGCGCAACTACGGCGTCGGAGCGCAAATCCTCAGTGATCTAGGGATTCACCGTCTCAAGCTGATCACCAACAATCCGCGCAAGATTGCAGGCCTCGGTGGCTACGGCCTTGAGGTGGTGGACCGGGTGCCCCTGGTGATGGATCCCGGCCAGCACAACGTCAATTACCTGCAAACCAAACAGGCGAAATTGGGGCACTTGATGGACACCGCCGCCGTCCAAGGACCAGCGGCAGTCCTGGCCTGGAAGCCGAGTTCAGGCCAGGACGAGGCCAACAGTGCGAGCTTGTTTCAGCAGCTCTCCGACTGGGCCGAGCAGCAAGGATTGGAGTTGGAGCGGGAAGAACACTCCCGGGTGTTGGCCCTGATGGATCAGCCGGAATTGGCCGTTCTCGTGAACGGCGGAAATTCTGAAGGCCTGCGACAGATCCTGAGAACCATGGCGGACTGGCCGGAGACCCAAAGCGTGAGCCTGTTGTTGGCGCCCGATGCGCAGCGCAGCTCACATCCGAGCAACACTCTGGAAGCGCAGCGCAGACCGCTCCAGGAATTGCGCTCGGGTCAGGCGGGGGTCCCGTTTGAAAGCGGAGCCCTGCTGCGCTGGTGTTGA
- a CDS encoding peptidylprolyl isomerase, with translation MTKAVMETDAGTIELELFEADAPNTVANFVKLAKDGFYDGLAFHRVIPGFMAQGGCPNSREGARGMAGTGGPGYQIDCEINAQKHQAGTLAMAHAGKNTGGSQFYICHEAQPHLDGVHTVFGHTGNMDVVLALKNGSRINKVTIQG, from the coding sequence GTGACCAAAGCCGTGATGGAGACCGACGCCGGCACGATCGAACTGGAACTGTTCGAAGCCGACGCGCCCAACACCGTGGCCAACTTCGTGAAACTGGCCAAGGACGGCTTCTATGACGGCCTGGCCTTCCACCGTGTCATTCCCGGATTTATGGCCCAGGGGGGCTGCCCGAACAGCCGTGAGGGTGCCCGCGGCATGGCCGGGACCGGTGGTCCTGGCTATCAGATCGACTGCGAGATCAACGCTCAGAAGCACCAGGCCGGCACCCTGGCCATGGCCCACGCCGGCAAGAACACCGGTGGCTCACAGTTCTACATCTGCCATGAGGCCCAGCCTCACCTCGATGGCGTCCACACCGTCTTCGGTCACACCGGAAACATGGACGTGGTCCTGGCGCTGAAGAACGGCAGCCGGATCAACAAGGTCACGATCCAAGGCTGA
- a CDS encoding S-methyl-5'-thioadenosine phosphorylase yields MSVPHSVDLSQARLGVLGGSGLYAMEGLEDVQELTIETPFGPPSDQLRLGRLGGMEVVFLARHGRHHTFLPTEVPYRANIWAMRSLGVRWILSPSAVGSLQQEIPPLDMVVPDQFIDRTRERPNSFFGDGAVAHVALADPFCPSLSRLLADVADSLMPEGRTLHRGGTYLCMEGPAFSTRAESNLYRSWGCSVIGMTNHTEARLAREAEIAYATLAMATDYDCWYADHDSVTVEMVIGNLKANAALATQIVRTTAERIAALRPASAAHHALQDALMTPADQVPAATRVKLNLFTEPYWGPFKG; encoded by the coding sequence ATGTCCGTCCCCCATTCCGTCGATCTCAGCCAGGCCCGTCTTGGGGTCCTGGGCGGCAGTGGGCTCTACGCGATGGAGGGGTTGGAGGACGTCCAGGAGCTGACCATCGAGACCCCCTTTGGTCCTCCCTCGGATCAACTGCGTCTGGGCCGATTGGGGGGCATGGAGGTGGTTTTCCTGGCGCGCCATGGCCGCCATCACACCTTCCTGCCCACTGAAGTTCCCTACAGGGCCAACATCTGGGCCATGCGCTCCCTTGGGGTGCGCTGGATTCTGTCCCCATCGGCCGTGGGCTCACTCCAGCAGGAGATCCCCCCGTTGGACATGGTGGTGCCCGATCAATTCATTGATCGCACCCGGGAGCGGCCAAACAGCTTTTTTGGCGATGGCGCCGTGGCCCATGTGGCCCTGGCGGATCCCTTCTGCCCCAGCCTCAGCCGCCTGCTGGCGGATGTCGCCGACAGCTTGATGCCGGAGGGCAGGACCCTGCACCGCGGCGGAACCTATCTCTGCATGGAAGGTCCCGCCTTCTCCACCCGGGCCGAGTCCAACCTCTATCGAAGCTGGGGCTGTTCGGTGATCGGGATGACGAACCACACCGAGGCCAGACTCGCCCGAGAAGCAGAAATCGCCTACGCCACCCTGGCGATGGCCACCGACTACGACTGTTGGTACGCGGACCACGACAGCGTGACCGTCGAGATGGTGATCGGCAATCTCAAGGCCAATGCGGCCCTCGCGACCCAGATCGTCAGGACCACGGCGGAGCGGATCGCAGCCCTAAGGCCCGCCAGTGCGGCGCACCACGCCCTGCAGGATGCACTGATGACCCCAGCCGATCAGGTTCCTGCGGCGACTCGAGTGAAGCTCAATCTCTTCACTGAGCCCTATTGGGGGCCGTTTAAGGGTTAA
- the murQ gene encoding N-acetylmuramic acid 6-phosphate etherase has product MSPGAFEDVQRGHLLTEQVNPASSELDALSTEDLVGVFVAEDRKPQEAVAGAAAALAQAIDAIAQRLQAGGRLFYLGAGTSGRLGVLDAAECPPTFCSAPELVQGVLAGGAPALLRSSEGLEDLFDAGRSDLEARGFGSGDALVGIAAGGTTPYVHGGLAHARSVGALAIAMACVPAEQVPMPCDIDIRLLTGPEVLTGSTRLKAGTATKMALNILSTGVMVRLGKVYGNRMVDVAVTNSKLEDRALRILSDLANVSREQGRDLLEASAGSVKLALVMARRSLDAAQAAEVLQRSGGNLRQALTT; this is encoded by the coding sequence GTGAGCCCAGGCGCCTTTGAGGATGTGCAGCGGGGGCACCTGCTGACTGAGCAGGTCAATCCAGCCAGCAGCGAACTGGACGCGCTGAGTACTGAAGACCTTGTTGGCGTCTTTGTTGCTGAGGACCGCAAGCCCCAAGAGGCTGTGGCTGGAGCCGCTGCTGCCCTTGCACAAGCGATCGATGCAATCGCCCAGCGGCTTCAGGCGGGCGGGCGCCTCTTCTACCTCGGTGCTGGTACCTCGGGTCGGCTCGGAGTCCTCGATGCAGCGGAATGTCCCCCGACCTTCTGCAGTGCCCCGGAGTTAGTGCAGGGGGTTCTGGCCGGTGGCGCTCCGGCCCTTTTGCGCAGTTCTGAGGGTCTGGAGGACCTGTTCGACGCCGGACGATCTGACCTCGAAGCGCGGGGCTTTGGCTCGGGCGATGCCCTGGTCGGCATTGCAGCAGGGGGCACGACCCCCTATGTCCATGGTGGGCTGGCCCATGCCCGTTCCGTTGGTGCCCTCGCCATTGCGATGGCCTGTGTTCCTGCGGAGCAGGTGCCGATGCCCTGTGACATCGATATTCGCTTGCTCACCGGCCCCGAGGTCCTGACCGGGTCCACCCGTCTGAAGGCCGGGACCGCGACGAAGATGGCCTTGAACATCCTCAGTACCGGCGTGATGGTTCGCCTGGGGAAGGTCTACGGCAACCGGATGGTTGATGTTGCCGTGACCAATAGCAAGTTGGAGGATCGGGCGCTGCGCATCCTCTCGGATCTCGCCAACGTGAGCCGCGAGCAGGGACGAGATCTGCTTGAAGCCAGTGCTGGCTCGGTGAAGTTGGCTCTGGTGATGGCCCGCCGCTCGCTGGATGCCGCGCAGGCAGCCGAGGTCCTCCAGCGCAGTGGCGGCAACCTCCGGCAGGCCTTAACGACTTAA
- a CDS encoding DUF3110 domain-containing protein has protein sequence MSVHVLLFDAGSENEGIHSLELNGSTVVLLFEDRDDAERYAGLLEAQDFPTPSVEAIERREMEEFCSSAGYEARFVPSGFLPQTAEERLLIAPPEKNMDTTTWRDQPEPGQETTQTAEAPLVPTEEPISTGDSELEAFRRRLEGLL, from the coding sequence ATGTCGGTTCACGTTCTGCTCTTTGACGCTGGCAGCGAGAACGAGGGCATTCACTCCCTGGAACTCAATGGTTCCACCGTTGTCCTGCTGTTTGAGGACCGCGACGACGCCGAGCGCTATGCCGGTTTGCTGGAGGCTCAGGATTTCCCCACCCCAAGCGTTGAAGCGATCGAGCGGCGGGAGATGGAGGAGTTCTGCTCCAGCGCCGGTTACGAAGCGCGCTTCGTCCCGAGTGGCTTCTTGCCGCAGACCGCCGAGGAGCGCTTGCTGATTGCTCCTCCAGAGAAAAATATGGACACCACAACCTGGCGGGATCAACCCGAGCCAGGTCAGGAGACCACGCAAACCGCGGAGGCTCCCTTGGTCCCGACGGAAGAGCCCATCAGTACCGGCGACAGCGAATTGGAAGCCTTTCGCCGGCGCCTTGAGGGTCTGCTGTGA